In Thermocrinis minervae, a single genomic region encodes these proteins:
- a CDS encoding acetyl-CoA carboxylase carboxyltransferase subunit alpha produces the protein MSLEFEKDLLELYQKVETLKKSKDAREEDLRRFQREYRKKVKSILSKLDPWQKVLIARHPNRPHTLDYINLIFTDFIELHGDRCFGDDPSIVAGFAYFYKMPVAVIGHQKGRSTKEKMERNFGMPHPEGYRKAVRVAKLAEKYSMPVITFVDTPGAYPGIEAEERGQSQAIAQSLYTFAWLKVPTIAVVIGEGGSGGALALAVANRVLMLEHAVYSVISPEGCAAILWKNQEKVKEAARALRLTAEDLYQLGVVDCVIREPLGFAHIDYTRTARVVKYFIRRYLKELLKLTPEELLKDRREKFERMAYFVEV, from the coding sequence ATGAGCTTAGAGTTTGAGAAGGACCTTCTGGAACTCTATCAAAAGGTCGAGACTCTAAAAAAGTCGAAGGATGCTAGAGAGGAAGATCTAAGAAGGTTCCAGAGAGAGTACAGAAAAAAAGTAAAGTCCATACTTTCAAAGCTGGATCCTTGGCAGAAGGTACTCATAGCACGACATCCCAACAGACCCCACACCCTTGATTACATCAATCTCATATTCACAGACTTTATTGAACTTCATGGAGATAGATGCTTTGGTGATGATCCTTCAATAGTGGCAGGTTTTGCTTACTTCTACAAGATGCCCGTAGCAGTTATAGGCCATCAAAAAGGTAGAAGTACGAAGGAGAAGATGGAAAGAAACTTTGGTATGCCACATCCCGAGGGGTACAGAAAAGCTGTAAGGGTGGCAAAGCTTGCCGAAAAGTACAGCATGCCAGTGATAACCTTTGTGGACACTCCTGGAGCATATCCAGGGATAGAGGCTGAAGAGAGGGGACAGTCTCAAGCCATAGCCCAAAGCCTCTACACCTTTGCCTGGTTGAAAGTGCCCACCATAGCTGTGGTCATAGGTGAAGGTGGTTCTGGTGGTGCTCTGGCTCTAGCCGTGGCTAACAGGGTTTTGATGTTGGAGCATGCTGTGTATTCTGTAATTTCACCAGAAGGATGTGCTGCCATACTTTGGAAAAACCAGGAGAAGGTAAAGGAAGCGGCAAGGGCCTTAAGGTTGACGGCAGAGGACCTGTATCAGCTAGGTGTTGTAGACTGTGTTATAAGAGAACCATTGGGGTTTGCCCACATAGACTACACTAGGACAGCTAGGGTGGTAAAGTACTTCATAAGAAGATATCTTAAAGAGTTGCTAAAACTCACGCCTGAAGAGCTTCTAAAGGATAGGAGGGAGAAGTTTGAGAGGATGGCTTACTTTGTAGAGGTGTAG
- a CDS encoding glycoside hydrolase family 57 protein, which produces MKKLYLFILWHMHQPLYKDPYTKRYELPWTLLHLLKDYKRIPSYSLDYRVKVNFNLTPVLIDQIEDYSKGVSCRLLNMLEEDTDREFLQRLIKALPQRMKQSLKAQDVLSYLNLWAQVELKQDEVHTYVKVHAKSTLELYRDLYHSSRIGLLTSPYYHPILPLLISKISLLEDALTHVRMAKERFREIFGKEPMAMWPSEGAINEQTFDVFKNLGIRLIFSDERVFFNSSGATIREELYKLYNYRGVFILFRDRVLSDRVGFLYKDWKHEDAVEDFLSYLKNVFDRCSFSPIVSVILDGENPWEHYPNQGEDFLRGLYGRLQEQDWIETVSVEDLLKGDFEAHTLSSVEAGTWTDGFHMWEGHPQKEHMWEELKKARSLYGQKRCFLVAEGSDWFWWGGVEGNLFSQEFNNLFHRFLTRGVQDEGGDSCQ; this is translated from the coding sequence ATGAAAAAGCTGTACCTTTTTATCCTCTGGCATATGCACCAACCCCTTTACAAGGATCCATACACCAAAAGGTACGAGCTTCCTTGGACACTCCTACATCTTCTTAAAGACTACAAAAGGATACCCTCTTACTCTCTGGACTATCGAGTCAAGGTAAACTTCAACCTCACGCCCGTGTTGATAGACCAAATAGAAGACTACTCAAAAGGTGTAAGCTGTAGACTCCTAAATATGCTCGAAGAAGATACAGACAGGGAGTTTCTTCAGAGGTTGATAAAAGCTCTACCACAAAGGATGAAACAAAGCTTAAAAGCTCAAGATGTCCTCTCTTACCTCAACCTCTGGGCACAGGTAGAGCTAAAGCAAGACGAAGTTCATACATACGTTAAAGTACACGCCAAAAGTACTTTGGAGCTCTACAGGGACCTTTACCATAGCTCAAGGATAGGGTTGCTTACCTCTCCCTACTACCATCCCATCCTCCCACTTCTTATAAGCAAGATATCACTTCTTGAGGATGCTTTGACCCATGTACGTATGGCCAAGGAAAGATTTCGGGAGATCTTTGGGAAAGAACCTATGGCCATGTGGCCCTCGGAAGGAGCCATAAACGAGCAAACCTTTGATGTATTCAAAAACCTAGGCATAAGGCTTATCTTCTCCGACGAGAGGGTGTTTTTTAACTCATCAGGTGCTACAATAAGGGAAGAACTCTACAAGCTATACAACTACAGGGGAGTTTTTATCCTCTTCAGGGATAGGGTGCTGAGCGACAGGGTGGGGTTTTTGTACAAAGACTGGAAACATGAGGATGCCGTAGAAGACTTTTTATCCTATCTTAAGAATGTCTTTGACAGATGTAGCTTTTCACCCATAGTGAGCGTAATACTGGACGGTGAAAACCCTTGGGAACACTACCCAAACCAGGGGGAAGATTTCTTAAGGGGGCTGTACGGACGTCTTCAGGAGCAGGACTGGATAGAAACTGTAAGTGTAGAGGACCTCTTGAAGGGAGACTTTGAAGCCCACACACTAAGCAGTGTTGAAGCAGGAACTTGGACAGATGGCTTTCACATGTGGGAAGGCCATCCTCAAAAAGAGCACATGTGGGAAGAACTAAAGAAGGCCAGGAGTTTATACGGACAGAAGAGGTGTTTTTTAGTTGCAGAAGGAAGCGATTGGTTCTGGTGGGGAGGTGTGGAGGGCAATCTCTTTTCACAGGAATTTAACAACCTTTTTCATAGATTTCTAACAAGAGGGGTTCAGGATGAGGGTGGTGATAGTTGCCAGTGA
- the glgP gene encoding alpha-glucan family phosphorylase: MDVLKGLEELVYNLWWSWTPEVKSFFELLDPILWKESEENPIVFLHNRDKWEDKLKNPKMQARAAYLVSKFKSYMKKHSRYMDEYKKPVVFLCAEYGLHHSLLIYAGGLGFLAGDILKEASDLGFPMVGIGFMYPQGYVKQRIKSDGWQEDLTQMNQKERMPVQKVLDEEGNWLKMYVYVGEEKVYFGLWKVQVGKVPLYLIDTNIEENSPWNREISSQLYVPDRELRLKQQIVLGFGAHLLLKKLGIQWMGFHVNEDYPAFVLLADVIHNMKQGLDLQSAIEKTKSYSLFTTHTPISSAVNIYPFHMVERQFLFVKEILGLDPSKLLELGVNPNNPSEGFNTTVMAMRISKYVNAVSRKHRDTVKSMWGFIRDDVDYVTNGVHVSTWLSKPIRELFKKYLGEDWYDLHDHLSLWELVDSLPDEELWRAHVENKISMINHIRERVRDRWSEGNADPNVLIAQGLFLDPDVLTICFARRMTSYKRPTLVLEDIERLKRILTNIERPVQIIFAGKAHPADVEGKKLIQQIFIVAKDPSFKGRIAFVEDYDEALAHYLVSGSDVWLNNPQPPLEASGTSGMKASINGVIHLSVLDGWWAEGYNSNNGWSFETPQELYNLLETQIVPLYYDRDERNIPRGWVKMMKEAIKSVVPVFSSRRMLKEYIDKFYSKMG; encoded by the coding sequence ATGGATGTTCTTAAAGGGCTTGAGGAACTTGTTTACAACCTATGGTGGAGTTGGACTCCCGAGGTAAAGTCTTTCTTTGAGCTATTGGATCCTATACTTTGGAAAGAATCCGAAGAAAATCCTATAGTCTTCCTGCATAACAGGGATAAGTGGGAGGACAAGCTCAAAAACCCAAAGATGCAAGCAAGGGCTGCCTATCTCGTGTCCAAGTTCAAGAGCTACATGAAGAAGCACTCAAGGTACATGGATGAGTATAAAAAGCCCGTGGTCTTCCTGTGTGCCGAGTATGGCCTTCACCACAGCCTTCTTATATACGCAGGTGGCCTCGGCTTTCTGGCGGGAGACATACTCAAAGAGGCAAGCGACTTAGGCTTTCCTATGGTAGGCATAGGCTTTATGTATCCTCAGGGCTACGTAAAGCAGAGGATAAAGAGCGATGGCTGGCAGGAAGACCTTACACAGATGAACCAAAAGGAGAGGATGCCTGTTCAGAAGGTTTTGGATGAAGAGGGTAACTGGTTGAAGATGTACGTGTACGTGGGGGAGGAAAAGGTCTACTTTGGTCTTTGGAAGGTTCAGGTAGGTAAAGTTCCCCTTTACCTCATAGACACAAACATAGAGGAAAACTCGCCTTGGAACAGGGAGATCTCTTCTCAGCTTTACGTACCAGACAGAGAACTAAGGTTAAAACAGCAGATAGTCCTGGGATTTGGAGCTCATCTTCTCCTTAAAAAGCTAGGTATCCAGTGGATGGGTTTCCATGTAAACGAGGATTACCCGGCTTTCGTGCTCCTCGCAGATGTTATCCATAACATGAAACAGGGTTTAGACTTGCAGAGTGCGATAGAAAAGACCAAAAGCTACTCTCTGTTTACTACACACACACCCATAAGCAGCGCGGTAAACATCTATCCCTTCCATATGGTGGAAAGACAGTTCCTGTTCGTGAAGGAGATCCTCGGACTGGATCCTTCTAAGCTTCTAGAGCTTGGAGTAAACCCAAACAATCCTTCGGAAGGCTTTAACACAACTGTTATGGCTATGAGGATTTCTAAGTACGTCAACGCCGTGAGTAGAAAACACAGGGATACGGTAAAGAGTATGTGGGGCTTTATAAGGGATGACGTAGATTATGTTACCAACGGCGTACACGTATCCACATGGCTTTCCAAGCCCATAAGGGAACTCTTCAAAAAGTATCTAGGAGAGGATTGGTATGACCTTCATGATCATCTTTCCTTATGGGAACTGGTAGACAGCCTACCAGACGAAGAGCTTTGGAGAGCCCACGTAGAGAACAAGATAAGTATGATAAACCACATAAGGGAGAGGGTAAGGGACAGATGGTCGGAGGGTAACGCAGATCCCAACGTACTCATAGCCCAAGGTCTGTTTTTGGATCCAGACGTGCTAACCATCTGCTTTGCCAGGCGTATGACCTCCTACAAAAGACCCACCCTTGTGCTTGAAGACATAGAGAGGCTAAAACGCATACTGACAAACATCGAAAGACCTGTTCAGATCATCTTCGCTGGGAAGGCACACCCTGCAGATGTAGAAGGTAAAAAGCTTATCCAGCAGATATTCATCGTGGCCAAAGATCCCAGCTTTAAGGGTAGGATAGCCTTTGTGGAAGATTACGACGAAGCTCTGGCTCACTACCTTGTAAGCGGATCCGATGTGTGGCTCAACAACCCTCAACCACCCCTCGAAGCCTCTGGCACAAGCGGTATGAAAGCTTCCATAAACGGAGTTATACATCTGTCTGTCCTTGACGGATGGTGGGCCGAAGGTTACAACTCTAACAACGGTTGGAGCTTTGAAACACCTCAGGAGCTTTACAACCTACTGGAAACCCAGATAGTTCCCCTCTACTACGATAGAGACGAGAGAAACATACCACGAGGCTGGGTAAAGATGATGAAGGAGGCCATAAAGAGTGTAGTTCCTGTCTTTAGCTCTAGGCGCATGCTCAAGGAGTACATAGACAAGTTCTACTCTAAGATGGGATGA
- a CDS encoding DNA polymerase III subunit delta', whose translation MRERIEKFLGSMYRHNKVPNAIVFYGKEGVGKKTIAFELAKALLCLKNTFPACESCASCLHMNNFKHMMETSPEDLEVFVEGQSGKEVFAYFQGDHPDFVYVLPEKTEIKIDQIRAVKEFAYLRPGLSKRKVVLIGKAHTMNPYSQNALLKVLEEPPLDTYFLLTCDSLDKLLPTVKSRSFLIEVPPFTDEEISQITGVKDPQLLRLADGSVSMLKEIMQKKNLLQMAQDFLKKDPLEVYKVASQAEDLSVQDQEFLLKILEAMAEDANAQDAIALARENLGRGIRLDLFLTYLSFTF comes from the coding sequence ATGAGGGAAAGGATAGAAAAGTTTCTGGGTAGTATGTACAGGCACAACAAGGTACCAAACGCCATAGTGTTCTATGGAAAGGAGGGAGTAGGGAAGAAGACCATTGCCTTTGAGCTAGCCAAAGCTCTACTCTGTCTGAAAAACACCTTTCCCGCGTGCGAAAGCTGTGCCTCTTGCCTTCACATGAATAACTTCAAGCATATGATGGAAACATCGCCGGAAGACCTTGAAGTTTTCGTGGAAGGTCAGAGCGGTAAAGAGGTATTTGCATACTTTCAGGGAGATCATCCAGACTTTGTGTACGTTCTTCCCGAGAAGACTGAGATAAAGATAGACCAGATAAGGGCAGTCAAGGAGTTTGCTTACCTAAGGCCTGGACTCTCTAAGAGGAAAGTGGTACTCATAGGCAAAGCCCATACCATGAATCCATACTCGCAGAACGCCCTGCTTAAAGTCTTAGAAGAGCCACCTTTAGACACTTACTTTCTCCTTACATGTGATTCTTTGGACAAACTGCTGCCTACTGTAAAGTCTAGGAGTTTTCTTATTGAAGTTCCACCCTTTACGGACGAAGAAATCTCTCAGATAACCGGCGTAAAGGATCCTCAGCTTTTGAGGTTGGCGGACGGAAGTGTAAGCATGCTTAAGGAGATCATGCAGAAGAAGAACCTACTACAAATGGCACAGGATTTTCTAAAGAAGGATCCCCTTGAGGTGTACAAGGTGGCCAGCCAGGCAGAAGATCTAAGCGTACAGGATCAAGAGTTCCTCCTTAAGATACTTGAGGCTATGGCAGAGGACGCGAATGCACAAGATGCTATAGCTCTCGCAAGGGAAAACTTGGGGCGTGGCATAAGGTTGGATCTGTTCCTTACATACCTTAGCTTTACCTTTTAG
- the alaS gene encoding alanine--tRNA ligase, whose product MSGHEIRELFLSFFEKKGHTRVKSAPLVPEKDPTLLFVNAGMVPFKDVFLGIEKRPYTRAVSCQKCLRVSGKHNDLEQVGYTSRHHTFFEMLGNFSFGDYFKELAIEYAWEFVTEYLRIPKEKIYVSVYKEDEEAFKIWRDSIGLPEDRIWLLGEEDNFWQMGDTGPCGPSSEIYIDRGPEHEERFLEIWNLVFMQYTREKDGRLLPLPKPNIDTGMGLERISSVLQGTKTNFEIDLIRPIISFAEEVSQKEYGKDFMTDVCMRVIADHLRAMTFAIGDGVIPSNLGRGYVIRRIIRRALRYAYRLGIKDSFLYKGVDVVVDIMKQPYPELLQAKEYIKGVIRSEEERFIGTLKRAMPLVEQVFQESKARGFVEGSKVFELYDTYGFPLDLLEEMAKEEGLYLDMEGFRTHMEEQRERARKHFKIEVSRTSPVYEELKAKGISTEFIGYTHYDTSTKVLAIVKGESIVEELSEGEEGELILETTPFYPERGGQVGDTGIILGKDFVFHVDDTQAPTEGIITHKGKVVRGKVRVGQEVIAQIDKERREDIKRNHTATHLLHSALRQVLGDHVRQAGSLVADKYLRFDFTHFSALDWDQIRKVEELVNEQIRKNYPVDIEEMDYNEAIKSGAIAIFEEKYGQRVRVVSVGEFSKELCGGTHVSRSGDIGYFKIISESSVGAGVRRIVAKTGRWAVEEAFEDSKTLSEASQLLGVKKTELLSSIEKLLKDVKEKERQISQLKEKLSRETIRSSLVKEEINGIKFIYGLFEDVDMDVLKNEADNLRASGSTLVFFASKKEGKVSTLLALSKDLTSSMSAKELIKEIGKILGGGGGGRDDLAQGGGTKPEEFNKAVDRLRELLKYNK is encoded by the coding sequence ATGAGTGGACACGAAATAAGAGAGCTTTTTTTGAGCTTTTTTGAAAAGAAAGGTCACACGAGGGTAAAGAGCGCACCTTTGGTACCAGAAAAAGATCCTACACTTCTTTTTGTAAACGCCGGTATGGTACCCTTTAAGGACGTATTCCTTGGCATAGAAAAAAGACCTTACACAAGGGCAGTCTCCTGCCAGAAGTGTTTGAGGGTATCGGGTAAGCACAACGACCTAGAACAGGTAGGCTACACCTCAAGACATCACACCTTTTTTGAAATGCTCGGCAACTTCTCTTTTGGTGACTACTTTAAAGAGCTTGCCATAGAGTATGCATGGGAGTTTGTGACAGAATACCTGCGTATACCTAAGGAGAAGATATACGTGAGCGTCTACAAGGAGGACGAGGAGGCCTTCAAAATATGGAGGGACAGTATAGGTCTTCCCGAAGATAGGATATGGCTGTTGGGAGAAGAGGACAACTTCTGGCAGATGGGTGACACAGGCCCGTGTGGGCCATCATCCGAGATATACATAGACAGGGGTCCTGAGCACGAGGAGAGGTTTTTGGAGATCTGGAACCTTGTGTTCATGCAGTACACTAGAGAAAAGGACGGAAGGCTTCTACCCCTTCCCAAACCCAACATAGACACAGGTATGGGCCTTGAGAGAATATCGAGCGTCCTACAAGGTACCAAGACCAACTTTGAGATAGATTTGATAAGACCCATAATTTCCTTCGCCGAAGAAGTTTCACAGAAGGAGTATGGAAAGGACTTTATGACGGATGTATGCATGAGGGTCATAGCGGATCACCTTAGGGCCATGACCTTCGCCATCGGTGACGGGGTCATACCATCCAACCTAGGAAGGGGTTACGTAATAAGGAGGATAATAAGGAGAGCTTTAAGGTATGCTTACAGGCTTGGGATAAAGGACTCATTCCTCTACAAAGGTGTGGATGTAGTCGTAGACATTATGAAGCAACCGTACCCTGAGCTACTCCAAGCCAAAGAGTACATAAAGGGGGTGATAAGGTCTGAGGAAGAGAGGTTCATAGGCACACTCAAGAGAGCCATGCCTCTCGTAGAGCAAGTATTCCAAGAGTCCAAAGCTAGAGGATTTGTGGAAGGCAGCAAGGTGTTTGAACTCTACGACACTTACGGCTTTCCCCTTGACCTATTGGAAGAGATGGCAAAGGAAGAGGGGCTTTACCTCGATATGGAAGGTTTTAGGACACACATGGAAGAACAGAGAGAAAGGGCAAGGAAGCATTTCAAGATAGAGGTAAGCAGGACAAGCCCCGTTTACGAGGAACTAAAAGCCAAGGGTATAAGCACAGAGTTCATAGGCTACACGCACTATGATACTAGCACCAAGGTATTGGCTATAGTAAAAGGGGAGAGTATAGTTGAAGAGCTTTCAGAAGGAGAGGAGGGCGAGCTAATCCTTGAAACCACACCCTTCTACCCAGAGAGAGGTGGACAGGTAGGAGACACAGGCATCATACTCGGAAAGGACTTTGTCTTCCATGTAGATGACACTCAAGCACCTACAGAAGGTATCATAACCCATAAGGGTAAGGTGGTAAGGGGCAAGGTACGGGTAGGTCAGGAGGTCATAGCTCAAATAGACAAAGAAAGGAGAGAAGACATAAAGAGAAACCACACAGCCACCCATTTGCTTCATTCGGCCTTAAGGCAGGTACTTGGAGATCATGTAAGACAAGCAGGATCTTTGGTAGCCGATAAGTACCTGCGCTTTGACTTTACACACTTTAGTGCCCTGGATTGGGATCAGATAAGGAAGGTAGAAGAACTCGTAAACGAGCAGATAAGGAAGAACTATCCAGTAGATATTGAAGAGATGGACTACAACGAGGCCATAAAGAGCGGTGCCATAGCCATATTTGAAGAAAAGTACGGACAGCGTGTTAGAGTAGTCAGCGTGGGAGAGTTTTCTAAAGAACTATGTGGTGGAACCCATGTAAGCAGAAGCGGAGACATAGGCTACTTTAAGATCATCTCAGAATCCTCCGTGGGAGCTGGTGTAAGGAGGATAGTAGCCAAAACGGGAAGGTGGGCCGTAGAAGAAGCTTTTGAAGATTCCAAAACCTTATCGGAGGCCTCTCAGCTCTTGGGAGTAAAGAAGACAGAGCTCCTAAGCTCCATAGAGAAACTTTTAAAGGACGTAAAAGAGAAAGAAAGACAGATATCACAACTAAAGGAAAAACTATCAAGAGAGACCATAAGGTCTTCATTAGTAAAGGAGGAAATAAACGGGATCAAGTTTATATACGGACTTTTTGAAGATGTAGACATGGATGTTCTCAAGAATGAGGCTGACAACCTAAGGGCTTCTGGCTCCACCCTTGTATTCTTTGCAAGTAAGAAAGAAGGAAAGGTCTCCACGCTTTTGGCTCTCTCCAAGGACCTTACATCCAGTATGTCTGCCAAGGAGCTGATCAAAGAGATAGGAAAGATATTAGGTGGCGGTGGTGGTGGAAGGGACGATCTTGCCCAAGGTGGTGGTACAAAGCCAGAAGAGTTTAACAAAGCTGTTGATAGACTTAGAGAGCTTTTGAAGTATAATAAATAA
- the accC gene encoding acetyl-CoA carboxylase biotin carboxylase subunit: MIRKVLIANRGEIAVRVIRACRELGIKTVAIYSEADRESMHVKLADQAVCIGPPEASKSYLDIPRIMSAVEVSGADAVHPGYGFLAENPRFAEIVQASGKVFIGPNAETLALIGDKIRAKEVAKKLNIPLVPGSDGPVDFKSALEVVKQIGYPVVIKAAGGGGGRGIRIVRDERELREKLPLAMQEAKIAFGDERVYIEKYLINPKHIEVQILADTHGNVMALGERECSIQRRHQKLIEEAPSPSIDDKQRKMLEEMCVEFCKHIGYVGAGTVEFLMDQDGNFYFMEVNGRIQVEHPVTEMITGTDIVKWQIKVAMGEKLSLSKVERRGYAVEFRINAEDPNTFMPSPGKITNLYLPGGPGVRVDTHVYCGYTIPPYYDSLIAKLIVWGSDRKSAIERAKRALEEFVIEGQGLKTNIEFHKRVISTREFREGKHHIRLVEEMLI; the protein is encoded by the coding sequence ATGATCAGAAAGGTTCTAATAGCCAACAGAGGAGAGATAGCGGTAAGGGTCATAAGAGCCTGCAGGGAATTGGGGATAAAGACGGTGGCCATTTACTCTGAAGCAGACAGGGAGTCAATGCATGTGAAGCTGGCGGATCAGGCTGTATGCATAGGGCCTCCGGAGGCTTCTAAGAGCTATCTGGACATACCTAGGATAATGTCGGCTGTAGAGGTCTCTGGTGCTGATGCGGTCCACCCTGGCTACGGATTCTTGGCAGAAAACCCAAGGTTCGCGGAGATAGTCCAGGCAAGCGGAAAGGTATTCATAGGTCCCAACGCAGAAACCCTTGCTCTAATAGGCGACAAGATTAGGGCCAAAGAGGTGGCCAAGAAGTTGAACATACCTTTAGTTCCTGGCAGCGATGGGCCTGTGGACTTCAAATCAGCCCTTGAAGTAGTCAAGCAGATAGGCTATCCTGTAGTCATAAAGGCTGCCGGTGGTGGGGGTGGAAGGGGTATAAGGATAGTAAGGGACGAAAGGGAACTCAGGGAAAAACTCCCACTAGCTATGCAAGAAGCAAAGATAGCCTTTGGTGATGAGAGGGTCTACATAGAGAAGTACCTTATAAATCCAAAGCACATAGAAGTACAAATACTTGCGGATACCCACGGCAACGTAATGGCTTTAGGAGAGAGGGAGTGTTCCATACAGAGAAGACATCAGAAGCTTATAGAGGAAGCACCAAGCCCTTCTATAGACGACAAGCAGAGGAAGATGTTGGAAGAGATGTGTGTAGAGTTTTGTAAGCATATAGGATACGTGGGTGCTGGGACTGTAGAGTTTCTGATGGACCAGGATGGAAACTTCTACTTTATGGAGGTAAACGGGCGCATACAGGTGGAGCATCCGGTGACAGAGATGATAACGGGCACAGACATAGTAAAGTGGCAGATAAAAGTTGCCATGGGGGAAAAACTAAGCCTGTCCAAGGTGGAAAGGAGGGGCTACGCTGTGGAGTTCAGGATAAACGCAGAGGATCCAAATACCTTCATGCCATCACCTGGTAAGATAACAAACCTCTACCTTCCTGGTGGTCCAGGTGTAAGAGTAGACACCCATGTGTACTGCGGCTACACAATTCCACCATACTACGACTCTCTCATAGCCAAGCTTATAGTCTGGGGAAGCGACAGAAAGTCAGCCATAGAGAGGGCTAAAAGGGCTCTTGAAGAATTCGTAATAGAAGGTCAAGGGCTTAAGACTAACATAGAGTTCCACAAGAGGGTTATAAGCACGAGAGAATTCAGGGAAGGAAAGCACCACATAAGACTAGTGGAAGAGATGCTCATATGA
- a CDS encoding glycogen synthase, which produces MRVVIVASELYPYAKTGGLGDFTHCLLKGLRELGVDAYACLPLYGWIDKGDLIYVGKVEVKLSRLWEYDVYRNDRVYFFDNPELFHRDYVYGPPWGGYWDNHLRFGSFCWAVCEAIQKEFLKTDVVHTNDWHTALIPLILKYIYRTDHKHVFTIHNIAYQGVFGKHVMDELKLPWELFHMDGIEFWGNVCFLKAGIAFCDVLTTVSPTHAEEIKDPRYGFGLDGFIRKHSHKLVGIVNGVDYKTWNPETDPSLWYNYTRKDLRGKAYNKRMLCKEFGLDEKLPLISYISRYAYQKGVELLLEGFERIVKLRANYFFLGSGEYGPFIKDAEDHLPNVRVVTTFNEDLSRKLYGSSDFILMPSLYEPCGITQLIGMRYGCIPIVRKTGGLSDTVKDISADGYGIVFENFEVPDLVCAVERAIDLYHARQRFLKLVKKVMSLDFSCRNMSEKYLELYTSTK; this is translated from the coding sequence ATGAGGGTGGTGATAGTTGCCAGTGAACTTTATCCCTACGCAAAGACGGGGGGTCTGGGGGATTTCACCCACTGCCTTCTGAAAGGTCTAAGGGAGTTAGGTGTGGACGCTTATGCATGCCTTCCTCTCTATGGATGGATAGACAAGGGAGATCTCATTTACGTGGGGAAGGTGGAGGTAAAGCTTAGCAGACTTTGGGAGTATGATGTCTACAGGAATGACAGAGTATACTTTTTTGACAACCCTGAGCTGTTCCATAGGGATTACGTCTATGGGCCACCCTGGGGAGGTTACTGGGACAACCACCTTCGCTTTGGAAGTTTTTGCTGGGCCGTTTGCGAAGCTATACAAAAGGAATTTTTAAAAACAGATGTGGTACATACCAACGATTGGCATACAGCCCTCATACCCTTAATACTCAAGTACATCTACAGGACAGACCACAAGCACGTATTTACTATACATAACATAGCTTACCAAGGTGTGTTCGGTAAACATGTGATGGATGAGTTAAAGCTTCCCTGGGAGCTCTTTCACATGGATGGAATAGAGTTCTGGGGGAACGTGTGCTTCCTCAAGGCAGGCATAGCTTTCTGCGATGTACTTACCACCGTAAGCCCAACACATGCAGAGGAGATAAAGGATCCACGTTATGGCTTCGGTTTGGACGGCTTTATAAGGAAACATAGCCACAAGCTTGTAGGTATAGTAAACGGTGTGGACTACAAAACCTGGAACCCTGAAACAGATCCAAGCCTGTGGTATAACTACACGCGGAAGGATCTGAGGGGAAAAGCTTACAACAAAAGGATGTTATGTAAAGAGTTTGGCTTAGATGAAAAGCTCCCGCTCATATCCTACATAAGTAGGTATGCTTACCAGAAGGGTGTGGAGCTTCTCCTGGAGGGATTTGAAAGGATAGTAAAACTCAGAGCCAACTACTTCTTTCTAGGCTCTGGGGAGTACGGACCTTTTATAAAGGATGCTGAGGACCACCTTCCCAACGTGCGCGTTGTGACTACTTTCAACGAAGATCTTTCAAGGAAGCTCTACGGTAGCTCAGACTTTATCCTCATGCCTTCTCTCTACGAACCCTGTGGTATCACACAGCTAATAGGCATGCGTTACGGATGCATACCCATAGTTAGAAAAACGGGCGGACTTTCCGACACGGTCAAAGACATCTCTGCCGATGGTTATGGTATAGTCTTTGAAAACTTTGAAGTGCCAGACCTTGTATGCGCTGTAGAAAGAGCCATAGATCTTTACCATGCCAGGCAGAGGTTTTTAAAGTTGGTAAAGAAAGTCATGTCCTTGGACTTCTCCTGTAGAAACATGTCAGAAAAGTACCTTGAGCTCTACACCTCTACAAAGTAA